Genomic window (Chloroflexota bacterium):
CGGTTGTGATATCCGGTCCTTACTTACCTTGCGGTCGCTCCATCTCGAGGTGCGGAGTGATCCGCTTTGCTTCGCAACGATCTTTATGGCGATGCCGTGCGCTTCGGGGCTGCACGGCGCCGCCAGGCGTTACCGCAGATCTCTATCGCGTGCTGGGAGAGTTTTCTTCTCGCTCTTATGCACCGTTCCAACCTCCTAAGTTTATGCTACCTTTACATTGCTCATGTAGCAACGGGACCAAATGCCTAACTGAGCTTATGCTTAGTGGGGCGATCATCTCGCTTCCGAGAAAGCAAACGCCCCCGTTCGTTACGGGGATACGGCGCTCAGACGCCGTATATGGGGGAAACCCGCCTATCCGCATAGGTCAATTGGCCTATACGCGGGAAGGGAGCCCTTTCTTTTCGCCCCTTCCCAGCCCTGACCTCGCTTGCGTCGTTCCGTTGATGTGCGGAAGGGATCTTAGAGTGTGTCTGAGAAATGCCGTCGCTTCTGCTATGGGGAGGATCCCTCCACACCTCCCCCTGTGGATCTGGTCGTTGAGGGAGTCCCTCAGACACCTTGCCGGTAAACTTTCAGACGCGCTTAGCTTGCCATCCTCTTATCGGGATCTCGGATCGTTTCTGTGATTTTGAACAGTTTCCCGCTTTGGTTTGCATTGACACCCATCTGGCGCCGTGATATAATTTATATGTCCCCTCGCACGGGATGCGCACGCACCCGTGCATATTATGCTTGGCTTCCACGATCCCAACCTGGGGCTGCAAACGAAGAAGTGGGGTATACGGATGTGGGTACCGCAGGATATCTTTACGCCCCAACTGGATAGACGAATCGCACCCGAAACGCAAAGGGAAGGATGATATACCCTTTGCGTTTTTTGGTTATTCGGGGATGGTCTTATCCCCTATCTTGGCGGGAGAGGAGGTGATGAGCAAGGGTACTTCAACAGGATCCTCTCGATAGTATCCGGCAATCACAGCATAGTGTAAGGAGGGAAAAAGATGCTGGAGCGAAAGCTGAGTCGGCGGGACTTTCTGCGCGTCTCGGCTGTGACGGCTGTCGGATCTGCGCTGGCTGCCGCTTGTCAGCCAATGGCAGCTCCTCAAGCCGGTGAGCAGCCCAGTGCACCAGAAAAAGCCCCTCCCAAGCAGGTCGTGCTGACTCACACCTTCTGGGGAAGCCCGGAGGAGTGGAAGCTGTGGGTGGCGTTTGACGACCAGTTCAGCGCCGAGAACCCCGACATCACGGTCACATCTGAGCATATCCCCAGCAACTATGAGGAGCAGATCATGCTCCGCCGGGCGGCCGGGGACATGCCCGACGTGCTGAACATCCAGGATGAGCCCTTCCCCAAGTACGCCGATAAGGGAGTCTACACGGCTCTGGATCCCCTGGTCGAGCGGGACAGCGAAGAGTTGATGCTCGACGACTTCTTCCCCCAGGTACTGGATATGTTCAAGTGGGATTCGGAGGCCAAGGCGTGGATGCAGGGCACCCAGTACGCCATGCCCTGGGACGGCGCGGGGATCCTGTGGTTCTACAACATCGACGTCTTCGAGGAAGCGGGGGTGGAGCCGCCGCCCAACCAGGGCTGGGACTGGACCATGGATGAGTTCCTGGACACGTGCCTGAAGCTCGTAAAGTTCGATGCTAACGGTAACATGGTCCGGGGTGCCTTCCCCTTGCCCGGGTGGGTATACCATATGCCATTCATCTACACCATGGGCGGCCGCTACGTGGACCTGGAGAAGAAGAAGTGCATGCTGAATACTCCTGAGTCCATCGAGGCGGTGCAGTTCTTCGTCGATCTGCGCCTCAAGCACCATGTGACCCCGCTCTCCACCGAGTTCTCCGGCATGGGCAGCACAGACCTCTTCCGGGAGGGCAAGATCGCCATGAACCTGACCGGTCCGTGGTGGTTCCCCGATCTGCGGGCGATCCCGGAGGATGAGCTGCGCTGGGATGTGCTGCACTTCCCCAAGAACCCGGCGACCGGCGAGCGCTACACCCGCCAGAGCTGGGACGCGATGGCCATCGGCGAGGGCACCGAGAATGTGGAGGCTGCCTGGAGGTACATCAAGTTCGTTCTGGCCCCCGAAGGGCAGGCTCGCATCGCCCGGTTGGGTCGAGCCATGCCAGCACGACCCTCCGTGGCCAACTCCCCCGCCTTCTTGAACCCGGATCTGCCGCCCGCACACGAGGAGGTCTTCCTCAAAGCGGTG
Coding sequences:
- a CDS encoding extracellular solute-binding protein; translated protein: MLERKLSRRDFLRVSAVTAVGSALAAACQPMAAPQAGEQPSAPEKAPPKQVVLTHTFWGSPEEWKLWVAFDDQFSAENPDITVTSEHIPSNYEEQIMLRRAAGDMPDVLNIQDEPFPKYADKGVYTALDPLVERDSEELMLDDFFPQVLDMFKWDSEAKAWMQGTQYAMPWDGAGILWFYNIDVFEEAGVEPPPNQGWDWTMDEFLDTCLKLVKFDANGNMVRGAFPLPGWVYHMPFIYTMGGRYVDLEKKKCMLNTPESIEAVQFFVDLRLKHHVTPLSTEFSGMGSTDLFREGKIAMNLTGPWWFPDLRAIPEDELRWDVLHFPKNPATGERYTRQSWDAMAIGEGTENVEAAWRYIKFVLAPEGQARIARLGRAMPARPSVANSPAFLNPDLPPAHEEVFLKAVEYYIVQPINLYWSEMWTIIGKYWEQMVLEDVQMPVAEAVEKICAGVDYLFENGEMPPEF